Proteins encoded by one window of Halorubrum ruber:
- a CDS encoding site-2 protease family protein, with the protein MPEHEDAAAAGDGAPRPEPLRTFFRIDEVRREDGRVRYRGESYVPERTLLRKLTPHFREAGYEVDVEVVDDGHVVVATPFDRGRDGIPWVNVAMFAATILSTLFVGAYGWYYVPLAEIQSNPLSLLQAWPFTAAVLGVLMTHELGHYAAGRYHGVPVSLPYVIPFIFPFGTLGAVIRIRGRMPSRKVLFDIGAAGPIAGLVATVVVTAVGLSLDPIGVPAELASSSSSVIRFNNPPLLDLIAGVLGQPTSYGDPRLTAHPVVIGGWVGMFFTLLNLLPVGQLDGGHMVRAMLGPRQETVAALVPGALFGIAAYLHFWRGLGLNESVGLWAFWGVFATVIAFNGPADPTDEEGVGLPRLAVGLATFAVGALCFLLVPIQVVGA; encoded by the coding sequence ATGCCAGAACACGAGGACGCGGCGGCGGCCGGCGACGGCGCGCCGCGTCCGGAGCCCCTCCGGACGTTCTTCCGGATCGACGAGGTCCGCCGCGAGGACGGCCGCGTGCGATACCGCGGCGAGTCGTACGTCCCGGAGCGGACGCTGCTGCGAAAGCTGACCCCGCACTTCCGAGAGGCGGGCTACGAGGTCGACGTCGAGGTCGTCGACGACGGCCACGTCGTCGTCGCGACGCCGTTCGACCGCGGCCGCGACGGGATCCCGTGGGTGAACGTCGCCATGTTCGCGGCCACGATACTGTCGACGCTGTTCGTCGGCGCGTACGGCTGGTACTACGTTCCGCTCGCGGAGATCCAGTCGAACCCCCTCTCGCTGCTTCAGGCGTGGCCGTTCACCGCCGCCGTCCTCGGCGTTCTGATGACCCACGAGCTCGGCCACTACGCCGCCGGGCGCTACCACGGCGTCCCCGTCTCGCTCCCGTACGTCATCCCCTTCATCTTCCCGTTCGGCACGCTCGGCGCGGTGATCCGGATCCGGGGGCGGATGCCCTCGCGGAAGGTCCTCTTCGACATCGGCGCCGCCGGCCCGATCGCGGGGTTGGTCGCGACGGTCGTCGTGACTGCCGTCGGCCTCTCCTTAGACCCGATTGGGGTGCCCGCGGAGCTCGCGAGCTCGTCGAGCTCGGTGATCCGGTTCAACAACCCGCCACTCTTAGACCTCATCGCCGGCGTCCTCGGGCAGCCGACGAGCTACGGCGACCCGCGGCTCACCGCCCACCCGGTGGTGATCGGCGGCTGGGTCGGGATGTTCTTCACCCTCCTGAACCTCCTCCCGGTCGGCCAGCTGGACGGCGGTCACATGGTCCGGGCGATGCTCGGGCCGCGACAGGAGACGGTGGCGGCGCTCGTCCCTGGCGCGCTGTTCGGGATCGCCGCGTACCTCCACTTCTGGCGGGGGCTCGGGCTGAACGAGTCCGTCGGGCTGTGGGCGTTCTGGGGCGTGTTCGCGACGGTGATCGCGTTCAACGGCCCGGCCGACCCGACCGACGAGGAGGGTGTGGGGCTCCCGCGGCTCGCGGTCGGCCTCGCCACGTTCGCCGTCGGCGCGCTCTGTTTCCTCCTCGTGCCGATTCAGGTCGTCGGCGCGTGA
- a CDS encoding DUF7123 family protein, producing MSATANPSTNASANDDRSKEERLKQYLLDRAQDGEMYFKGKFISEDVDLSPKDIGALMVKLRDSATELTVEKWSYTGATTWRVEPA from the coding sequence ATGAGCGCGACAGCGAACCCCTCCACGAACGCGAGCGCGAACGACGACCGCAGCAAGGAAGAGCGGCTGAAGCAGTACCTGCTCGACCGCGCGCAGGACGGCGAGATGTACTTCAAAGGGAAGTTCATCTCCGAGGACGTCGACCTCTCGCCGAAGGATATCGGCGCCCTGATGGTGAAGCTCCGCGATTCCGCGACGGAGCTCACCGTCGAGAAGTGGTCGTACACGGGCGCGACGACCTGGCGCGTCGAGCCCGCCTGA
- the pyrH gene encoding UMP kinase, whose amino-acid sequence MRVVVSVGGSVLAPDLDPARVAAYAEAIERLVADGCEVGVVVGGGGVAREYIETAREIGANEVELDRLGIGTTRLNARLLIAALGDRASLAPAPDTEEAAAALRRDEVSVMGGVTPGQTTDAVAAAFAESVDADLLVYATSADGVYDADPNADPDATQFAELSPAELVDIVLPMSRDAGASAPVDLLAAKLIDRAGIRSIVLDGTDPSAVVDAVLRGDHTGTDVVPVDGAEPSRWTEDR is encoded by the coding sequence ATGAGAGTCGTCGTTTCTGTCGGCGGGAGCGTGCTCGCGCCGGACCTCGACCCCGCGCGCGTGGCCGCCTACGCCGAGGCGATCGAACGACTGGTCGCCGACGGCTGCGAGGTCGGGGTCGTCGTCGGCGGCGGCGGCGTCGCCCGCGAGTACATCGAGACGGCCCGCGAAATCGGGGCCAACGAGGTCGAGCTCGACCGGCTCGGCATCGGGACGACACGGCTCAACGCCCGCCTCCTGATCGCCGCGCTCGGCGACCGCGCGAGCCTCGCGCCCGCGCCCGACACGGAGGAGGCGGCGGCGGCGCTCCGCCGCGACGAGGTGTCGGTGATGGGCGGGGTGACGCCGGGACAGACGACCGACGCGGTCGCCGCCGCGTTCGCCGAGTCGGTCGACGCCGACCTGCTCGTGTACGCCACGAGCGCCGACGGGGTGTACGACGCCGACCCCAACGCCGACCCCGACGCGACCCAGTTCGCGGAGCTGTCGCCGGCCGAGCTCGTCGACATCGTGCTCCCGATGAGCCGCGACGCGGGCGCGTCCGCGCCCGTCGACCTGCTCGCCGCGAAGCTGATCGACCGGGCCGGCATCCGGTCGATCGTCTTAGACGGTACCGACCCGAGCGCCGTCGTCGACGCTGTGTTGCGCGGCGACCACACGGGGACCGACGTGGTCCCCGTCGACGGCGCCGAACCGAGCCGCTGGACGGAGGACCGATGA
- the lysS gene encoding lysine--tRNA ligase encodes MSADDDSPHILSEQTALDEGAADESAEAVDDGEGASDESAETFHAFWADVVADKIETRDPDEPIVIKGGVSPSGVAHLGNFNEIMRGYFVAEVLRDRGHEVRQVFTSDDRDPLRKVPRKLANADGEIVGLGEVDAGALGRNLGKPYTAIPDPFGEADSYAAHFAGLLKADADRLNVPVEMLSNTELYADGAFDDAVRTVLSDVERVREVLSPYQDKVDDEYVPFNPVCESCGKVTETVTAIDLDAETVDYVCTDMDAGGNTIEGCGHEGTATFREGKLPWRLEWPAQWEVLGVDFEPFGKDHAEGSWPSGVDVARNVFGEEPPVPMVYEWFTLNGEAFSSSEGNVVTVQELLELIEPEVLRYFFALHPKKARDLDVERLDQLVDRFDRFERAYFGEVDDPDLTAFAERAYPFVVGRPDDPPTERPIRLPYTFAAVLGMVDDPDFRERLARDEGHIPAEADEDAVDAALARVEQARNWAERTENEYDYRLQTDLPAVEFDEDVAAALDDLADFVAAGHDGEEIQGAMYETARDHDVEVSDFFAAGYRLFFDDTQGPRLGEFLGELERDYVVDRLRREA; translated from the coding sequence ATGAGCGCGGACGACGACTCCCCGCACATCCTCTCCGAGCAGACCGCGCTCGACGAGGGAGCGGCAGACGAGAGCGCGGAAGCGGTCGACGACGGCGAGGGCGCGAGCGACGAATCTGCGGAGACGTTCCACGCCTTCTGGGCCGACGTCGTCGCGGACAAAATCGAGACGCGCGACCCCGACGAGCCGATCGTGATCAAGGGCGGCGTCTCCCCCTCCGGGGTCGCGCACCTCGGCAACTTCAACGAGATCATGCGCGGCTACTTCGTCGCCGAGGTGCTCCGCGACCGCGGTCACGAGGTCCGGCAGGTGTTCACCTCCGACGACAGGGACCCGCTGCGGAAGGTCCCGCGGAAGTTAGCGAACGCGGACGGCGAGATCGTCGGCCTCGGCGAGGTCGACGCCGGCGCGCTCGGCCGCAACCTCGGGAAGCCGTACACGGCAATTCCGGACCCGTTCGGCGAGGCCGACTCGTACGCGGCCCACTTCGCGGGCCTGCTGAAGGCCGACGCCGACCGGCTGAACGTCCCCGTCGAGATGCTCTCGAACACCGAGCTGTACGCCGACGGCGCGTTCGACGACGCGGTCCGGACGGTCCTCTCGGACGTCGAGCGCGTCCGCGAGGTGCTCTCGCCGTATCAGGACAAGGTCGACGACGAGTACGTCCCCTTCAACCCGGTCTGCGAGTCGTGCGGCAAGGTCACCGAGACGGTGACGGCGATCGACCTTGACGCGGAGACCGTCGACTACGTCTGTACCGACATGGACGCCGGCGGCAACACCATCGAGGGATGCGGCCACGAGGGGACCGCGACGTTCCGCGAGGGGAAGCTCCCGTGGCGGCTTGAGTGGCCCGCACAGTGGGAGGTCCTCGGCGTCGACTTCGAGCCGTTCGGGAAGGACCACGCCGAGGGGTCGTGGCCCTCCGGGGTCGACGTCGCGCGGAACGTCTTCGGCGAGGAGCCGCCCGTGCCGATGGTGTACGAGTGGTTCACGCTCAACGGCGAGGCGTTCTCCTCCTCCGAGGGCAACGTCGTCACGGTCCAGGAGCTGCTTGAGCTCATCGAGCCCGAGGTGCTACGCTACTTCTTCGCGCTCCACCCGAAGAAGGCCCGCGACCTCGACGTCGAACGGCTCGACCAGCTCGTCGACCGGTTCGACCGGTTCGAGCGCGCCTACTTCGGCGAGGTCGACGACCCGGACCTCACCGCGTTCGCCGAGCGCGCCTACCCGTTCGTCGTCGGGAGACCGGACGACCCGCCGACGGAGCGGCCGATCCGGCTCCCGTACACGTTCGCGGCGGTCCTTGGAATGGTCGACGACCCCGACTTCCGCGAGCGCCTCGCCCGCGACGAGGGGCACATCCCCGCCGAGGCCGACGAGGACGCGGTCGACGCCGCGCTCGCCCGCGTGGAGCAGGCCCGGAACTGGGCCGAGCGGACCGAAAACGAGTACGACTACCGCCTCCAGACCGACCTCCCCGCGGTCGAGTTCGACGAGGACGTCGCGGCCGCGCTCGACGACCTCGCCGACTTCGTCGCGGCCGGCCACGACGGCGAGGAGATCCAGGGGGCGATGTACGAGACCGCCCGCGACCACGACGTCGAGGTGAGCGACTTCTTCGCGGCCGGCTACCGCCTCTTCTTCGACGACACGCAGGGGCCGCGGCTCGGGGAGTTCCTGGGCGAACTGGAGCGCGACTACGTCGTCGACCGGCTCCGACGGGAGGCGTAG
- a CDS encoding DUF7573 domain-containing protein: protein MPEDRSLDEFALGDEDADSDATEAADADSDAAEAADDSASDDGDPDAPSDPNDAADPAAVDPAVATSTWHTDGAACDRCGERVERRWRDEDDFVCADCASW from the coding sequence ATGCCCGAGGACCGCTCGCTCGACGAGTTCGCCCTCGGTGATGAGGACGCCGATTCCGACGCCACAGAGGCCGCAGACGCCGATTCCGACGCGGCGGAAGCCGCCGACGATTCTGCCTCGGACGACGGGGACCCGGACGCCCCGAGCGATCCGAACGACGCCGCTGACCCGGCCGCCGTCGACCCCGCGGTCGCCACCTCGACGTGGCATACGGACGGCGCGGCGTGCGACCGCTGCGGCGAGCGGGTCGAGCGCCGCTGGCGCGACGAGGACGACTTCGTCTGCGCCGACTGCGCGTCGTGGTGA
- a CDS encoding sensor histidine kinase encodes MKFNSELIYGRSAAALTAAYLCLGALFAVAVHLAVASANGTAAGWAPTRLVGDFLLVAGSGGLLYGAVTHHRRRAETARRDLETSNQQLQVLSRVFRHNVRNDLNVIQGYTDLLADRVDDERGQECLETIRQTTDDVIAISEKLRVIEDASPEPPDERVNLVDAVHEAIGVLDDDGTAVTVETPSEAWIRADDSVEFPIREVFENAVTHNDGATRRVAATIRENGTTTCLEVTDNGPGIPPDERAVLQAEEETPLSHASSIGLWLVKWMCETQGGTVRFEATDDGTTVRLRFESAPPPATQAR; translated from the coding sequence ATGAAGTTTAATTCGGAACTGATCTACGGGCGGTCTGCGGCCGCTCTCACGGCGGCGTACCTCTGTCTCGGAGCGCTGTTCGCGGTCGCGGTTCACCTCGCGGTCGCGTCGGCGAACGGGACCGCGGCGGGGTGGGCGCCGACGCGACTCGTCGGGGACTTCCTGCTCGTCGCCGGGTCCGGCGGACTCCTCTACGGCGCGGTCACGCACCACCGGCGGCGGGCAGAGACCGCCAGACGGGACCTCGAAACCTCCAACCAGCAGCTACAGGTGCTGAGCCGGGTGTTCAGACACAACGTCCGCAACGACCTCAACGTGATTCAGGGGTACACCGACCTGTTGGCCGACCGAGTCGACGACGAGCGGGGCCAGGAGTGCCTGGAGACGATCCGGCAGACGACCGACGACGTCATCGCGATCAGCGAGAAGCTCCGGGTGATCGAGGACGCCTCGCCCGAACCGCCGGACGAGCGCGTGAACCTCGTCGACGCCGTTCACGAGGCGATCGGGGTCCTCGACGACGACGGAACCGCGGTCACGGTCGAAACCCCGTCCGAGGCGTGGATCCGCGCGGACGACTCCGTCGAGTTCCCGATCCGCGAGGTGTTCGAGAACGCGGTCACCCACAACGACGGCGCGACGCGGCGCGTGGCGGCGACGATCCGCGAGAACGGGACCACCACCTGTCTGGAGGTCACCGACAACGGGCCGGGGATCCCGCCGGACGAGCGCGCGGTGTTACAGGCGGAAGAGGAGACGCCGCTCTCGCACGCGAGCAGCATCGGGCTGTGGCTCGTCAAGTGGATGTGCGAGACGCAGGGGGGGACCGTCCGCTTCGAGGCGACGGACGACGGCACGACGGTCCGGCTCCGGTTCGAGTCCGCTCCGCCGCCCGCTACTCAAGCTCGGTGA
- a CDS encoding DUF5808 domain-containing protein, which yields MGDKPSSGEILGIPYNFERPSLGRLLSSYWQPGKGMLVEKPFGIGYTLNLANWRSWLVLAVAGGLYYQQQQSGGPDASGGHDEDAADDGDGPVEVIVDDD from the coding sequence ATGGGAGATAAACCGTCGTCGGGAGAGATTCTCGGAATCCCGTACAACTTCGAGCGCCCGAGCCTCGGACGCCTGCTTTCGTCGTACTGGCAGCCCGGCAAGGGGATGCTCGTCGAGAAGCCGTTCGGCATCGGCTACACGCTGAACCTCGCCAACTGGCGGTCGTGGCTCGTCCTCGCCGTCGCCGGTGGGCTCTACTACCAGCAGCAGCAGTCCGGCGGCCCCGACGCGTCGGGCGGACACGACGAGGACGCCGCGGACGACGGGGACGGCCCCGTCGAAGTGATCGTCGACGACGACTGA
- a CDS encoding bifunctional N(6)-L-threonylcarbamoyladenine synthase/serine/threonine protein kinase produces MRVLGIEGTAWCASAALYDAETDSVLIESDAYEPDSGGIHPREAAEHMSEAIPEVVDRVLSAAEAEHGPDAVDAIAFSRGPGLGPCLRIVGTAARSLAGTLDVPLVGVNHMVAHLEIGRHQSGFDNPVCLNASGANAHLLGYHDGRYRVLGETMDAGVGNAIDKFTRHVGWSHPGGPKVEAAAAEFAAAAGGSGDDSKGDGGTADANLLDLPYVVKGMDFSFSGISSAANDAADNGVPVEEICFSLQEHVFAMLAEVSERALSLTGADELVLGGGVAQNDRLREMLAAMCEARGADFHAPEPRFLRDNAGMIAVLGAKMAAAGDTIPIAESAVDPNFRPDQVPVTWRDGESVARGGPGSGSGGAARDPDADRRGAEATVTVEGRGGDRRVIKRRVEKSYRHPELDRTLRRDRTVAEARLTSEARRAGVPTPLVSDVDLANATLTLQYVGDRDLAAALDERWTEAVGRHLARLHGAGIVHGDPTTRNVRVSPDDVEAGAESGNADPAPETYLIDFGLGYHTGHVEDHAMDLHVFEGSIRATATDPDPLIAAFESGYGAVGDGEVLERLRDVADRGRYR; encoded by the coding sequence ATGCGAGTCCTCGGCATCGAGGGTACCGCGTGGTGCGCCAGCGCCGCGCTGTACGACGCCGAGACCGACTCAGTTCTCATCGAATCCGACGCCTACGAGCCGGACAGCGGCGGCATTCACCCGCGCGAGGCCGCCGAACACATGTCGGAGGCGATCCCCGAGGTCGTCGACCGGGTACTGAGCGCGGCCGAGGCGGAACACGGCCCGGACGCGGTCGACGCGATCGCCTTCTCCCGGGGCCCCGGGCTCGGCCCCTGCCTCCGGATCGTCGGGACCGCGGCGCGGTCGCTGGCCGGGACGCTCGACGTCCCCCTCGTCGGCGTCAACCACATGGTGGCGCACTTAGAGATCGGTCGCCATCAATCCGGCTTCGACAACCCGGTCTGTCTGAACGCCTCGGGCGCAAACGCGCACCTGCTCGGCTACCACGACGGGCGCTACCGCGTTCTCGGCGAGACGATGGACGCCGGCGTCGGCAACGCGATCGACAAGTTCACGCGCCACGTCGGCTGGAGCCACCCCGGCGGGCCGAAGGTGGAGGCGGCGGCCGCGGAGTTCGCGGCGGCCGCGGGCGGTTCCGGCGACGACAGTAAAGGTGACGGGGGGACCGCCGACGCCAACCTCCTCGACCTCCCGTACGTCGTCAAGGGGATGGACTTCTCTTTTTCCGGGATCAGCTCGGCCGCCAACGACGCGGCGGACAATGGGGTCCCCGTCGAGGAGATCTGCTTTTCGCTTCAGGAGCACGTCTTCGCGATGCTCGCGGAGGTGTCGGAGCGCGCGCTGTCGCTGACCGGCGCCGACGAGCTCGTGTTGGGCGGCGGCGTCGCACAGAACGACCGGCTGCGCGAGATGCTGGCCGCGATGTGCGAGGCCCGCGGCGCCGACTTCCACGCCCCGGAGCCGCGCTTCCTCCGTGACAACGCGGGGATGATCGCCGTGTTGGGCGCGAAGATGGCCGCCGCGGGCGACACGATTCCGATCGCGGAGTCCGCGGTCGACCCGAACTTCCGACCGGACCAGGTGCCGGTGACGTGGCGCGACGGCGAGTCGGTCGCTCGGGGAGGCCCGGGTAGTGGGTCGGGCGGCGCGGCGCGCGACCCGGACGCGGACCGCCGCGGCGCGGAGGCGACCGTGACGGTCGAGGGGAGGGGCGGCGACCGTCGCGTGATCAAGCGGCGCGTGGAGAAGTCGTATCGCCACCCCGAGCTCGACCGGACGCTCAGGCGCGACCGCACCGTCGCGGAGGCGCGGCTGACGAGCGAGGCGCGGCGCGCGGGTGTGCCGACGCCGCTCGTGTCCGACGTCGACCTCGCGAACGCGACGCTGACGCTCCAGTACGTCGGCGACCGCGACCTCGCGGCCGCCCTCGACGAGCGGTGGACGGAGGCCGTCGGCCGCCACCTCGCGCGGCTTCACGGCGCGGGGATCGTCCACGGCGACCCGACGACCCGGAACGTACGCGTGTCGCCCGACGACGTCGAGGCGGGGGCGGAGAGCGGCAACGCCGACCCCGCGCCGGAGACGTACCTCATCGACTTCGGGCTCGGCTACCACACCGGCCACGTCGAGGACCACGCGATGGACCTCCACGTGTTCGAGGGATCGATCCGGGCGACCGCGACAGACCCGGACCCGCTGATCGCGGCGTTCGAATCGGGGTACGGGGCCGTCGGAGACGGCGAGGTCCTCGAACGGCTTCGCGACGTGGCGGACCGCGGCCGGTATCGCTGA
- a CDS encoding 30S ribosomal protein S24e: MDVDIISEEENPMLHRTDIRFETTHEEATPSRLSVRDSLAAKLDKDSEEVVVHELDTKFGMRKTIGYAKVYDSAADALEVEQDHMLERNKIGGEEADAEEA; the protein is encoded by the coding sequence ATGGACGTCGATATCATCTCCGAGGAGGAGAACCCGATGTTGCACCGCACGGACATCCGTTTCGAGACGACCCACGAGGAAGCCACCCCTTCGCGGCTGTCGGTCCGCGACTCGCTGGCTGCCAAGCTCGACAAGGACTCCGAGGAGGTCGTCGTCCACGAGCTCGACACGAAGTTCGGCATGCGCAAGACGATCGGCTACGCGAAGGTGTACGACTCCGCGGCTGACGCCTTGGAGGTCGAACAGGACCACATGCTCGAACGCAACAAGATCGGCGGCGAAGAGGCGGACGCCGAGGAAGCGTAA
- a CDS encoding GTP-dependent dephospho-CoA kinase family protein: MIDSPDDPSDPLLTLPESLRDAFKEPLGPVTTDAAALLEAADETRERHGSPDEGPPRLIAVGDVVTYHLRGAGRVPDAALVDGKTEREAVREEIATALDAAEERRIPVENPAAALSAALLDALAEALAATEPVTIEVTGEEDLAALPAMLAAPLGSTVVYGQPGEGMVRVAVTPETRRRARELFEGLTGDTAAAYEILGVDPDEFDDAGGE, encoded by the coding sequence ATGATCGACTCACCCGACGACCCGTCCGACCCGCTTCTCACGCTGCCCGAATCGCTGCGCGACGCGTTCAAGGAGCCGCTGGGGCCGGTGACCACTGATGCCGCCGCGCTCTTAGAGGCCGCCGACGAGACCCGCGAGCGACACGGCTCCCCGGACGAGGGGCCCCCGCGGCTGATCGCGGTCGGCGACGTGGTCACGTATCACCTCCGGGGTGCCGGCCGCGTCCCGGACGCGGCGTTAGTCGACGGGAAGACGGAGCGCGAGGCGGTCCGCGAGGAGATAGCGACCGCGCTCGACGCCGCCGAAGAGCGGCGCATTCCCGTCGAAAACCCCGCCGCAGCGCTGTCGGCGGCGCTGCTCGACGCGCTCGCCGAGGCGCTCGCGGCCACCGAGCCGGTGACGATCGAGGTGACCGGCGAGGAGGACTTAGCGGCGCTGCCGGCGATGCTCGCGGCGCCGCTGGGGTCGACCGTCGTCTACGGCCAGCCGGGCGAGGGAATGGTCCGCGTCGCGGTCACGCCCGAGACCCGGCGGCGGGCGCGAGAGCTGTTCGAGGGGCTGACCGGCGACACCGCGGCCGCGTACGAGATTCTCGGCGTCGACCCGGACGAGTTCGACGACGCCGGCGGAGAGTAG
- the spt4 gene encoding transcription elongation factor subunit Spt4: MAEDRLACRECHHVNDPDAQTCALCGSSSLTEDWAGYVIITDPEDSQIAEEMNVSEAGAYALKVR; the protein is encoded by the coding sequence ATGGCCGAGGACCGCCTGGCGTGCCGGGAGTGCCACCACGTCAACGACCCGGACGCCCAGACCTGCGCGCTCTGCGGGTCCTCGTCGCTGACGGAGGACTGGGCGGGCTACGTCATCATCACCGATCCCGAGGACAGCCAGATCGCCGAGGAGATGAACGTCTCCGAGGCGGGCGCATACGCGCTCAAGGTCCGCTAA
- a CDS encoding DNA-directed RNA polymerase, whose translation MYKRVRLKDTVEVPPKHLADVTDERVKALLQDKLEGRMDEEVGSVVSVIEVHDIGEGAVLHNRPGVYYEAEFDALTYDPDMQEVADGTVVETVEFGAFVGIGPVDGLLHVSQITDEYLTFDGANQQLASSDSDKTLGVDDAVRVRVVTKSIDERNPRDSKIGLTAKQPGLGKHEWLEGQRKHREQTGEEAD comes from the coding sequence ATGTACAAACGAGTTCGACTCAAGGACACGGTCGAGGTCCCGCCGAAGCACCTGGCGGACGTCACCGACGAGCGGGTGAAGGCCCTGCTCCAAGACAAGCTGGAAGGACGGATGGACGAAGAGGTCGGCAGCGTCGTGAGCGTCATCGAGGTTCACGACATCGGGGAGGGCGCGGTGTTACACAACCGCCCCGGCGTCTACTACGAGGCGGAGTTCGACGCACTCACCTACGACCCCGACATGCAGGAGGTCGCCGACGGCACCGTCGTCGAGACGGTCGAGTTCGGCGCCTTCGTCGGGATCGGGCCGGTGGACGGGCTGCTCCACGTCTCGCAGATCACCGACGAGTACCTCACGTTCGACGGCGCGAACCAGCAGCTCGCCTCGTCGGACTCCGACAAGACGCTCGGCGTCGACGACGCGGTGCGCGTCCGCGTCGTCACCAAGAGCATCGACGAGCGCAACCCGCGCGACTCGAAGATCGGGCTCACGGCCAAACAGCCCGGCCTCGGCAAACACGAGTGGCTGGAGGGCCAGCGGAAACACCGCGAGCAGACCGGTGAGGAGGCCGACTGA
- a CDS encoding PIN domain-containing protein has product MADDARADGSESTPAGDARSEDLAEDGPGGAPVVALDTSALMAPVEADLRLFEELDRLLGGYEAVVPEAVLAELDGLQGGNGAEATAASVGADLAERAEAVETDESYADDALVALAAAGRVDAVVTVDGPLANRVLAADAPVIGLRGRNTLAITEP; this is encoded by the coding sequence GTGGCCGACGACGCCCGCGCGGACGGCTCCGAGTCGACCCCCGCGGGCGACGCCCGCAGCGAGGATCTCGCGGAAGACGGCCCCGGCGGCGCCCCTGTCGTCGCGCTCGACACGAGCGCGCTGATGGCGCCGGTCGAGGCCGACCTGCGGCTGTTCGAGGAGCTGGACCGGCTCCTCGGCGGCTACGAGGCCGTGGTGCCGGAGGCGGTGCTCGCGGAGCTCGACGGGCTCCAGGGCGGCAACGGCGCCGAGGCGACCGCCGCGAGCGTCGGGGCGGATCTCGCCGAGCGGGCGGAGGCGGTGGAGACGGACGAATCGTACGCCGACGACGCGCTCGTCGCCCTGGCCGCGGCCGGCCGGGTCGACGCCGTCGTCACGGTCGACGGACCCCTCGCGAACCGGGTGCTGGCCGCGGACGCACCAGTAATCGGTTTAAGGGGTCGGAACACACTGGCGATAACGGAACCCTAG